In the Populus trichocarpa isolate Nisqually-1 chromosome 1, P.trichocarpa_v4.1, whole genome shotgun sequence genome, one interval contains:
- the LOC18094764 gene encoding BTB/POZ and MATH domain-containing protein 4 produces MLESSDYLKDDCLKINCTVGVVVSATNCSQLNSIQVPESDIGAHFGMLLDNMEGSDVIFNVAGEKFHAHKLVLSARSPFFRSKFFDDGVEEDEQEIVISDLEPVVFKAMLHFIYRDTLTEDVDMATSSSSPVCSVSETLTTKLLAAADRYGMDRLRLMCESHLCKDISVNSVSSILALADGHHATELKAVCLKFAAENLAAVMRSDGFTYLKENCPSLQSELLKTVAGCEEDCSSEGGKSRSVWAQLSDGCDTNGRRVRQRT; encoded by the exons ATGCTTGAATCATCGGATTACCTTAAGGATGATTGCTTGAAAATTAATTGTACTGTTGGAGTAGTAGTTTCCGCAACAAATTGTTCCCAGTTAAACTCAATTCAGGTTCCAGAGTCTGATATAGGAGCTCATTTTGGCATGCTGCTCGACAATATGGAAGGTTCAGATGTTATTTTTAACGTGGCAGGGGAAAAATTCCATGCTCACAAATTGGTGTTGTCTGCCCGATCTCCTTTTTTTCGATCTAAATTTTTTGATGATGGCGTAGAGGAAGATGAACAAGAGATTGTCATTTCTGATCTAGAACCTGTGGTTTTCAAG GCTATGCTGCACTTCATATACCGAGATACTCTCACTGAAGATGTGGACATGGCAACTTCTAGCTCTTCTCCTGTCTGCTCCGTGTCTGAAACATTAACAACAAAGCTGCTAGCTGCAGCAGACAGGTATGGTATGGACAGACTCAGACTGATGTGCGAGTCTCATCTCTGCAAGGATATATCTGTGAATTCTGTTTCCAGCATCCTTGCCTTGGCTGATGGTCATCACGCAACAGAGTTAAAAGCTGTTTGCCTAAAATTCGCTGCTGAAAACCTTGCAG CTGTAATGCGGTCAGATGGCTTTACCTACCTCAAGGAGAACTGCCCATCACTGCAATCAGAGTTACTGAAGACGGTGGCAGGTTGTGAGGAGGATTGCAGCAGTGAAGGTGGAAAGTCACGGAGTGTATGGGCCCAACTTTCAGATGGTTGTGACACCAATGGCCGAAGAGTCAGACAAAGAACCTAG